In Paenibacillus sonchi, the genomic stretch GGATATTTATATTAATCAATATTTTCTTGTACATAAAAAGAGGATGAGCAAAGAATCATTAATCTCGGAAAAAAACAGGCTCTCACAGGAATTAACAGCTGGAATTGGCGGTCCTGTGACGATTTTTTATTTGACTGGAGACAAAAGCCAGGTTGAATCTGCCCTGTCTCAAACCACCTATACGATTAACAGGCTGGACCGTCAAGTTATTGTCACGTTGTCCTCTCCAATTCTTCTGAAGCAGTCAACTATTGGGTTGCTGAAATATCAGAAAGATTACAGCCAGCTCTATCAGAGGAATACCCGTTTTCAATCGATTATTAAAATGTTTGCTGCTCTAATTTTCAGTTTTATCTTTATTGCCTCCATCTTTATTTCCAGAAAAATTACGAAGCCGATCCGGGAATTGACCGAAGGTTCCAATGAAGTCACTTTAGGGAATTTCGACATTGATATTACCATCTCGTCGCGGGATGAGATTGGTGAGTTAGCCCGGCGTTTTCAGATCATGATCAACCACATCAAAAATCAGATCGGAATTATTAAACAGGAACGGGATGAAGTGAGGCAAACCCAGGCCAAAAGCAAGGTGTTTTTTGACAATGTTACACATGAACTGAAGACACCCTTAACGACCATTCTCGGATATGCACAAATTGTAAAGGAGAACGGATTTACAGATGCTCCTTTTTTTGAGAAAGGCCTTAATTATATTATCAATGAAAGTCAGCGGCTGAATCAAACGGTCGTTGACATTCTGCAGCTATCCCAATCGGCAGCATTAAATACCGCGTATCGCTTCGAAAATGTCGACTTGTCGGATATTCTTAAAGAAGCATGTGAAGATATGCAGATAAAAGCCAGAAAATATAATATTGATATTCATTTCGAGCTTCAAGAAGGACTTATTGTTCTAGGGGACCGGGATAAACTGAAAGAAGTCTTTCTCAATTTACTGGACAACTCTGTTAAATACGGTTACGTAAACTCTATGATCCAAGTGAAATCACTCAAAGATGGAGCATTTGCAGTAGTCAAGGTCAAGGATGAAGGTGAGGGGATTCCAGCAGAACATCTCAATCATGTCTTTGAACCATTCTACAGGGGAAAAGGAATACTCCCAAGGAGAAGGGGAGTGCCGGGCTGGGGCTGGCCATTGTAAAGAATATTGTCGATGACCACGGTGGATCAATTGACCTGAGGAGTACTTTTAACGAGGGTACAGAAACCAAAATCAGCTTGCCGGGGGATTGGAAATGAAGAACGGGAGTTTAACGGGGAATTTCCGGCAGTACATAATCTTGAGTCTGTTGCTGCTTGCATTTATTTTGGGATTCTATGGACTGGGCGGCATCTATGCCCTGAGCAGTATTAGCTCTAGAACGGTGGTTTTGGAAAACAGTGAGTTCAATACAAGTCTTACCTCAAGAGTTCCTGAGATTTTCGAGATAAAAGGGGTAACCAAGCTGACCAATGATTTTCCCATTTATGATCTTCAAGTGCTTGACCACAATAATGTTATTTTTCAAGTACCAGACACCAACTCTTTCAGTGATGCGAAAATAGCAGAATTGCATCTGGATAATAATCAATTGTCTGATATTGCTGAGAATGCTGGATATGGAATGATTTTGACTCCCGATGCAAAACAGCTTATTTATACGAAAGCAGAAAATATAGACGGGAACTCAAAAATATATATGTATAACCTAGAGTTGAAAAAGGAGACCAAACAGATTGGGAATTATTTATCCTATTACCAGCTATTTATTGATAATGAACGCTACTTTGGCTTTACCGGGAGTGAATTTACGCTGAATAATGTCACAACGAGTAAAGTTCAGCAGTTGTTATCGTATGATCAATTGCTGCAATTATTAGCAGATGCTAGTGGTTCAAGTAATCTGAAAGGAATCACAATTATTGCAGAGCTTACCCAAAAGGCGAACCAGGATGAGGTGTACCTTTTAGCGGATATTAATAATAAATCAGTGATATTTGCGCTGAATTTGAACAATACGAACAAGGTAAAATTAGTGGCGCAAGGTGAACAGATTGGTCAATTTTTGGTGATGAAGAACGGGAATCTCTTGGTTCAGGGGAAAATAGAGAATAAGGATGGGCTTTTTCTGTACAACCAAGGAACTGGAAAGTATAAGCTTTTACAGGAAGGCTTCATTACAAATCTTGCATTACATTCCGATGAAAGCCGAATCGCCTATTTTTTAGTGAACAGTAATCAAATGAGTGATTTGCATACGGTTAATTTGGATAATGAAAGCCTGAATTCAGATACGGTGATCTATCGAAACATCCCTTCTGTACAAACGATGAAATGGTATCAGGACGATCTATTCATTAGCGGTAGCCAGTTAAATAAAAGTGAGATTTACCGGTTTACATTTTAAATACGGCAATAGCCTATAGACCAGCGTATACTTTTATGCTGGTCTTATTTTTGTATATGAAACAATTTACAACTCGGATACAGCTCTGTTAAAAGCACGACACAACCATCTTTTATACTGTGGATAACAAAATGTTATTCATTATGGAAAAGGAGCTTTTAAGATGCTGCGAGTAGAGAAATTGTCACATGCTTTTAGTAATAGTACGGAGATCGTACCGGTGCTGCATCAAGTCAGCTTTCAAGTAAAGCCGGGAGAGATGGTCGCTCTACTAGGGAGTTCAGGATCGGGTAAATCAACCATGTTGAATCTTATGGCAGGCTTAATGAAACCGACAGAAGGCCAAATTTATATTGCAGGACAGGATATTGTAAAGATGAGCGAGAATAGGCTGGCCGAATTCCGGCGTGGACATATCGGGTTTGTTTTTCAGTCCTATGAATTGATCGCGACAATGACGGTAATCGAAAACGTGCAATTACCTCTTGTATTTCAATCGGTACGTCCCTCCGTGCGCCGGAAGAAGGCGCTTGCCCTACTGGAGGAAGTAGGACTTCCGGATAAATCAAATCTTTTTCCTTCACAGTTGTCGGGTGGACAACAGCAGCGCGTTAGTATAGCAAGGTCGCTGATTACAGAACCTTCCATCATTTTTGCTGATGAACCGACCGGAAATTTGGATACCAAAACAGAGGAAGAAATCATTGGCATCCTGCAGCGCTTAAACAAGGCTAAGAATACAACCTTTGTCATTGTAACGCATGAGGCTGAGGTTGCGGAACAAATGCAGAGCATAATTACACTGCGCAACGGATATCTGGTGACCGGACAAGAGCATATGAAAGAAGATTTGTCGTCAAGGAGGGAGGCTTAGTGCGGATCAGCGACATCACAAGCTTGGCCTGGGATCAAATCAAAAGACGCAAAGTAGTAACTTCATTGTGCATGACAGGTATATCTATAGGTTGTGCTTCCTTGATAGTAGCCATGAGTATAGGCGAATCTGCACAGCAATTCTCATTAGATCAGATGAACAGGAACTTCAAGATGAATGAAATCACCGTTAAACCTAATGCAGGGATAGCTATAAAAAGCAGCGCCAAGTCTGAAAAAGGAAACTTCGACCGGGGGAGGCTGACCGAACAAAAGGTAGAGATTATTAAGAAGCTCCAGCATGTTACAGCAGTTGCACCTTTTATGGAGGTCCAAAACCTGGAAATGATCACGATTGACAACAAGAGTACATATGTAGAGGTCATTGGTACGGATCTCCGATCGCTCACCGGTTTTGACAAAACCTTCCTGAAGGGGGGGCCTTCAGACGCGGTAGGAACGGTCGTATTAAACTCTGGAGCGACTCTTGGCTTGATGGATGCCGAAACGGTCAAAATAATGATGGAGAGGTTACAAGGAGATCCTTTTAATGATAGTTTGATCCGGCAATTTAATATAATGGAAAGGGCACCTGCAAATTTATTTCAGCAGCAGGTTCAATATCAGTACTACGATATGGGGTCCAATAAAAGCATAACCAGTTCCTCACTTCGCGTGGCTGGAATCTTAAAGCAGCCACGCGGAGTTCGTGCGGAGGAAGCTGCATATGATAAGAAGGCCTATGTTTCGATAGAAACCGCACAATTACTTTCAGAACAGCTCCGGTTAAGAGGAGATTCCTCAGAATTGAAGGGCTACGATTCGCTTTTGGTTAGGGTGGATAATCAGGATTATGTGAAGCAGGTAGAAGCGCAAATTCAAAAATTAATTTTAACTACAGAAACAAACTTGTTCCATCAAGTAGAGGTAAATGAGAAATTCAACATGATCAAGAAGATGGCCCTTGGAATAGGTTTGTTTATTCTTGTGATTGCTTCTATATCCATCATTGTTGCGATGACGATGTCGACTCATCAGCGGCGCAGA encodes the following:
- a CDS encoding sensor histidine kinase; translation: MKFPIQFKLVVVFSIIIFVGLSAMLFVSYRVTEQNMYRIINEDMINTKTNLDIYINQYFLVHKKRMSKESLISEKNRLSQELTAGIGGPVTIFYLTGDKSQVESALSQTTYTINRLDRQVIVTLSSPILLKQSTIGLLKYQKDYSQLYQRNTRFQSIIKMFAALIFSFIFIASIFISRKITKPIRELTEGSNEVTLGNFDIDITISSRDEIGELARRFQIMINHIKNQIGIIKQERDEVRQTQAKSKVFFDNVTHELKTPLTTILGYAQIVKENGFTDAPFFEKGLNYIINESQRLNQTVVDILQLSQSAALNTAYRFENVDLSDILKEACEDMQIKARKYNIDIHFELQEGLIVLGDRDKLKEVFLNLLDNSVKYGYVNSMIQVKSLKDGAFAVVKVKDEGEGIPAEHLNHVFEPFYRGKGILPRRRGVPGWGWPL
- a CDS encoding ABC transporter ATP-binding protein, translating into MLRVEKLSHAFSNSTEIVPVLHQVSFQVKPGEMVALLGSSGSGKSTMLNLMAGLMKPTEGQIYIAGQDIVKMSENRLAEFRRGHIGFVFQSYELIATMTVIENVQLPLVFQSVRPSVRRKKALALLEEVGLPDKSNLFPSQLSGGQQQRVSIARSLITEPSIIFADEPTGNLDTKTEEEIIGILQRLNKAKNTTFVIVTHEAEVAEQMQSIITLRNGYLVTGQEHMKEDLSSRREA
- a CDS encoding ABC transporter permease — encoded protein: MRISDITSLAWDQIKRRKVVTSLCMTGISIGCASLIVAMSIGESAQQFSLDQMNRNFKMNEITVKPNAGIAIKSSAKSEKGNFDRGRLTEQKVEIIKKLQHVTAVAPFMEVQNLEMITIDNKSTYVEVIGTDLRSLTGFDKTFLKGGPSDAVGTVVLNSGATLGLMDAETVKIMMERLQGDPFNDSLIRQFNIMERAPANLFQQQVQYQYYDMGSNKSITSSSLRVAGILKQPRGVRAEEAAYDKKAYVSIETAQLLSEQLRLRGDSSELKGYDSLLVRVDNQDYVKQVEAQIQKLILTTETNLFHQVEVNEKFNMIKKMALGIGLFILVIASISIIVAMTMSTHQRRRQIGIMKVLGSNLWQIRNLFIAEAALLGLLGGVIGVLISYLSLSGVNELLTTPSVIPLGASMTGMTIVLSSKSIPLGIAFAVMTGVISGIYPAISASNTNALVAIKKD